CCTCGGCCCGCTACGTCCGGATGCAGGGCCTCACCCGGGCCACCGGTTTCGGCTTCTCGCTCTGGGAGCTCGAGGTGTACGCGCACTGACACCCGTACGACAAAGGAGAGTGGCCGTCCGCTGCCGGACGGCCACTCTCCTTCTGCACAGGGACCTGCTCAGACGTTGAAACCCAGGGCGCGGAGCTGCTCGCGACCCTCGTCGGTGATCTTGTCCGGGCCCCACGGCGGCAGCCAGACCCAGTTGATCCGGAAGTCGGAGACCAGACCGCCACCGGGACCGGTGGTCAACGCGTTGCGGGTCTGGTCCTCGATCACGTCGGTCAACGGGCAGGCCGCCGAGGTGAGCGTCATGTCCAGGGTGGCGATGTTGTCGTCACCGACGTGCACCCCGTACACCAGGCCCAGGTCGACCACGTTGATGCCCAACTCGGGGTCGACGACGTCCTTCATCGCCTCCTCGATGTCGGCGATGGCGGCCTTGCTGACAGCCGGCGCGCCAGCGCCGGTGTCACCGGCGCCGGTCGCGGCGACCTCGGCCGCACCGGTCGCGCCCACGGTCTCCTCGGAACTCATGC
The Micromonospora pisi DNA segment above includes these coding regions:
- a CDS encoding metal-sulfur cluster assembly factor — its product is MSSEETVGATGAAEVAATGAGDTGAGAPAVSKAAIADIEEAMKDVVDPELGINVVDLGLVYGVHVGDDNIATLDMTLTSAACPLTDVIEDQTRNALTTGPGGGLVSDFRINWVWLPPWGPDKITDEGREQLRALGFNV